gaattctgagatataaagtcgcaattgcgtgataaaaagtcagaattctgagatataaagtcgcaattgcgtgataaaaagcaatgcatgatgggaggcatggatgaattttgattggtggctcccagaatgcactgcaacatgctttatgatggccaccactgttgagattcacaggatgattcttgatgtctgtgtgtttaaatgagctcagcttttttttttttttttttaaatcagaactcttaaaaaagaaaagaaaaaaaaagtattgataaagctgatcttgtgctgtagaatcacagttctgctgtaatcaataatgtaaatctaactcagagattgggctctaaatgagttcagtgattcagatcaaataatgattttgagaaaacataaccaacaacacctgatcatcttttaactttgcttgtctggttggttttaatgcagttaaaactgcccaatcaaaatctaatattaaaaagtcaagggtcaagagctcaactaaaacaaaccctgacctcgatgatggtaacttaaaaattgtgattttctcctttggtgattctgcttgttatcatcaggtgtcttcaataatgctcaatcatcactcaattaatcacttatttatctcattaatgcttcagtgggtggaataaaaatatggcaggacttttactttctgacccctggaatctccacctctggATGTAACACTTTCCTATCAATTTTTTTATATCTTAAAATAAGATATTGATAAATCTTTATGCTGAAATGACACTAAGAATagcagaggtggaaagtccagggctcagaaagtaaaagtcctgccatatttttattccacccacttgaagcggtgttaaagttaataagataattaagtgattaattgagtgatgattgagcattattgaagacacccgatgataacaagcagaatcaccaaaggagaaaatcacaatttttaagttaccatcatcgaggtcagggtttgttttagttgagctcttgacccttgactttatAATATTAGATTTCGTTTAGACAGTTTTAACTGAGTCTTAACAGCTAGAcaaacaaagagaaaagatgatcaggtggtgttggttatgttttcacataattattattcgatctgaatcactgaactcatttagactACTTTATAATGTGAATTCACAGGAAAACAAGAGCAGTAAATTACTGTGATGTCAGCATTATTTTGCTGTTGATTAACATTCATATGAAAATGATCCAGCATGTATTAGTTTCACTGTCAATTTCTGACTACagttatttattgtaaaataatactTAATCCTGTAAATtcttggcatttttttttttacagtggtgAAAGTAGTGTTGTTAAAAAGTTGCTTAATTCTGCCTCATATCATTCgtaaaacaatattattattcacATGCCTAACTatgttattttctgttttatatCACAGACAAAACATGGCCAGCTTAGAACAAAAACTgcataatattaatgaaatcaTCAAACAAAGTAGTGTAATTGGGGATGGTATTCCTGCTCGATATCGTCTGGAACCGAAAATAGACCCTCATGATGAATCTAAACCATTTAGACAAAAGATCTTCGGAGAGAGAGACAACAACAAACCCCATAAAAAAATTCTGGTGGTGGgagaaacaggaacaggaaaAACAACCCTGATCAATACGATGATCAACTACATGTTGGGTGTTCAGAGAGAAGACAAGGTTTGGTTTGAGATCACAGATGAGCAACAGTCTCTACAGACGAGTGATGAGTCCGTTCACAGTCAGACCTCCAGCATCACTGTTTATGGGTTTTATCTACAAGAGAGTCCAATCCATTTAACAATCATTGACACTCCAGGATATGGAGACACTCGAGATATTGAGAATGATAAGGAGATCGCCATAGGTTTGCTTAATTTAAGCAGATGTGATGAATGTATCCATGAAATACACACAGTGTGTCTGGTGATTAAAGCAACTGAAAATCGACTCTCTGACAGACAACAATAcgtttttgatgctgttcagtctTTATTTGGAAGAGATATTGCTGAAAACATTGTCTTGCTCCTCACACACTCATCTGGAAGGACACCTAAAAATGCCCTGACGGCTGTTAAATTCGCTAAAGTCAAGTGTGCAGTGAATGAGCAGAATCAGCCAGTGTATTTCCTGTTTGACAACTGTCAGTCAGACGCTgctgatgaagatgatgaaatATTGGAACGATCATGGAATCTCAGTTTTAGAGGAATGACAGATTTTTTCAAATTCTTTGAAAACATAAAACCAAGAACTTTGCAGATGACTCGAGATGTGTTACAACAACGGAATCAGCTGGAAGCAAACATTTCCAATTTACGCTCACGTGTTCAAGTGATAGAACTAAAGCAAAAGGAGTTGAAACAAACACAAGAAGCTCTGGAGAAGAACAAGAAAGATGTTGAAGACAATAAAGACTTTGTGTTTGAAGTTGAAGTGCAATACAAAGAAAGGGTTGATATTGATCCGAAAATGTGGCGCTTGACTAAAAAAGCGATGTGCTGCACCTTCTGTAAGGAGAACTGTCATTATCCAGGATGCTGGTGGGCCGATGACCTTTCCTGGTGCAGCGTGATGAAAAATAATCACTGTACAGTGTGCACAAATAAATGCCACTACAGCAAACATGTCAAAGAAGCAAAAATATACGTAACAAAAACAAAGCCAAAGAAGGCAACGTATGAAGAGTTAAAGAAGAAATATGATGTCAAAATTGGAGACAGTATGTCTGTGGCCAAAAAGTTGGAAGAAGAACTGCGAGAATCAGAAAAAGATAAAATGAAGCTGGTGATTGAAGCTTTTCACTGTGTGGAAACTCTGGAGAAGATCGCACTCAACACTGATTCTTTACTCACTCTTGTACACATTGATTTCCTGATTGAGAAGCTGAAGGAAATTAATGAACCTGAAAAGGCTGAAACTCTGGAAAACATCAAGAAGAGAGCAGGAGAAAAACATGGAGCTCTGGGATACATAATAAGATGTgtcagaagtaaaaaaaaataatcctgCAGCTAGTTAAAGAAAATCAGATAAGTGCATTCTGAAAGTGTCCTTTTATGTGATATAAAGCTGCATTATCACTATATGCATCGATGTGTTCATATACATTTAGATTTTTTGAGTTTGACATTTTGGTGTTCGTGTCCAGTTTTGAAACTGTATGACTGTTGTGTGAGGTATTGTCCTGCTGGCTTTAATCAACAACCATTAATTAgacaattgtaaaaaaaatcattataattATCTCTCATGCTCACAGACAATATGCTTTTAAACAGTGACATCTATGGACtgtataataaaaatgcacataCTCAAATATGCATGTCTAGAATATTGAACCTGTCTGTTGCGTGAGGAAAAAGTGGAGAGAATATAAAAATTGTGTACTGAATTTCAACTGCTTTCCTCCGGCTACAGATTTAATCTCCCTTTGTGTAAGTCAAATAGATACAATAATTCCTTTATACCTGCTGCaatcatgtttttaaatgaattattataaaatgtgtgtTATTTTGTCTGTTGTGTTGCTGTATGTGTATACTGCTGtctatataaaaaatgtcttttaataAAGTAAGCTCACTAATTCAAAGTAACTCTTATGTGGTCTCAGTGTTTTAAAGGtaccctagaattgaaaattgaatttaccttggcatagttaccattgtttattactgtattcacggagacaagagagccgtcgctattttcatttttaaacacttgcagtctgtataattcataaacacaactttattctttataaatctctccaacagtgtgtaatgttagctttagccacggagcactatcaaactcattcagaatcaagtgtaaacatccaaataaatactacactcacatgatccgatgtatgcatgacgaacactttgtaaagatccattttgaggtttatattagctgtgtgaactttgtttatgcagtgtattatagagttgcgagcttAGGGGCGGGGAGTGCGAGCATTTAATGGGGACACACAGAATCTGCACatttttaatgatgccccaaaataggcagttaaaaaattgaataataaaaaacctttggggtattttgagctgaaattttacagacacattaaggggacaccttagacttatattacatcttgtgaaaaagggttctagggcacctttaaagaaaagGTTTAATAATAATCCAGAAATTACTTGTAAAGCACAGTTT
The nucleotide sequence above comes from Chanodichthys erythropterus isolate Z2021 chromosome 23, ASM2448905v1, whole genome shotgun sequence. Encoded proteins:
- the LOC137014298 gene encoding uncharacterized protein; this encodes MASLEQKLHNINEIIKQSSVIGDGIPARYRLEPKIDPHDESKPFRQKIFGERDNNKPHKKILVVGETGTGKTTLINTMINYMLGVQREDKVWFEITDEQQSLQTSDESVHSQTSSITVYGFYLQESPIHLTIIDTPGYGDTRDIENDKEIAIGLLNLSRCDECIHEIHTVCLVIKATENRLSDRQQYVFDAVQSLFGRDIAENIVLLLTHSSGRTPKNALTAVKFAKVKCAVNEQNQPVYFLFDNCQSDAADEDDEILERSWNLSFRGMTDFFKFFENIKPRTLQMTRDVLQQRNQLEANISNLRSRVQVIELKQKELKQTQEALEKNKKDVEDNKDFVFEVEVQYKERVDIDPKMWRLTKKAMCCTFCKENCHYPGCWWADDLSWCSVMKNNHCTVCTNKCHYSKHVKEAKIYVTKTKPKKATYEELKKKYDVKIGDSMSVAKKLEEELRESEKDKMKLVIEAFHCVETLEKIALNTDSLLTLVHIDFLIEKLKEINEPEKAETLENIKKRAGEKHGALGYIIRCVRSKKK